A portion of the Streptococcus urinalis 2285-97 genome contains these proteins:
- a CDS encoding DNA polymerase, with protein sequence MKGQEWKMKELSIDIETYSEVDLRKSGVYRYAEDPSFEILLLAVSIDNGPVRVYDLTMEELPKEIIQALVDDTIIKWAFNASFERICLSNWMKKHHPDFLTEEFLSPNSWRCSMVWSAYLGLPLSLEGVGTVLKLKEQKLKEGGDLIRYFCLPCKPTKVNGGRTRNFPSHSPDKWSAFIDYNQRDVEVELAIKDKLRNHPVPDFVWDEYHQDQSINDRGIGIDVDFVKAAIAIDGESKTKIQEELKELTGLENPNSVLQMIAWLREHGVTTDSLDKKAVKELLKTVDEKTAKVLKLRQQAAKSSVSKYQAMMNCVCKDGRARGMFQFYGANRTGRWAGRLVQLQNLPQNHLPDLEEARKLFKTGDLGATDLLYDTQDTLSQLIRTAFVPSKGKKFIVCDFSAIEARVLSHLAGEAWRSKVFEQGKDIYCISASQMFGVPVEKHGQNADLRQKGKIAELACGYGGAVGALKAMGAIDMGLEEQELQPLVDSWRQANPNIVLFWWDVDRAVKTAVKEQVQTETHGIQFEVTKGMLFITLPSGRKLSYVKPKISENQFSGESVTYEGTGTAKRWERLESYGPKFVENIVQAISRDILAYSMRQLSEFKIVGHVHDEVIIECEKDQSLEDIASLMGIAPNWMSDINLRADGYECSFYQKD encoded by the coding sequence ATGAAAGGACAAGAATGGAAAATGAAAGAATTGAGTATTGATATCGAAACATATTCAGAAGTTGATTTACGAAAATCTGGTGTCTACCGCTATGCAGAAGATCCTTCCTTTGAAATCCTTCTTCTTGCCGTATCAATCGACAATGGACCAGTGAGGGTTTATGACTTAACCATGGAAGAACTTCCCAAAGAGATTATTCAGGCTCTCGTTGATGACACTATTATTAAGTGGGCTTTTAATGCTTCCTTTGAGCGTATTTGTCTGTCTAACTGGATGAAAAAACATCACCCTGATTTCTTGACTGAGGAGTTCCTATCTCCAAACTCATGGCGATGCAGTATGGTTTGGTCAGCATATCTTGGCCTACCACTCTCACTTGAAGGAGTCGGAACTGTCCTCAAGCTAAAAGAACAGAAACTTAAAGAAGGTGGAGACTTAATCCGCTACTTCTGTCTCCCCTGTAAACCGACCAAGGTCAATGGTGGACGAACACGAAACTTTCCCAGTCACTCACCTGATAAATGGTCTGCTTTTATCGATTACAACCAGCGTGATGTTGAGGTGGAATTGGCCATCAAAGACAAACTCCGTAACCACCCTGTTCCTGACTTTGTTTGGGACGAATACCATCAAGACCAGAGCATCAATGACCGTGGAATTGGTATTGATGTGGACTTTGTCAAAGCAGCTATTGCCATTGACGGGGAAAGTAAGACTAAAATCCAAGAAGAACTAAAAGAGCTTACTGGACTTGAAAATCCCAACTCCGTTCTTCAGATGATTGCTTGGTTACGAGAACACGGAGTGACCACCGATTCACTGGATAAAAAAGCTGTTAAAGAACTTCTCAAAACCGTCGATGAAAAGACAGCCAAAGTCCTTAAGTTAAGACAACAGGCAGCTAAATCCAGCGTCTCTAAATACCAAGCTATGATGAACTGCGTCTGTAAGGATGGCAGGGCTAGAGGCATGTTCCAGTTCTATGGAGCCAATCGAACAGGTCGTTGGGCTGGACGCTTAGTGCAACTCCAGAACCTACCTCAGAACCATCTTCCTGACCTTGAGGAAGCTAGAAAACTTTTCAAAACTGGGGACTTAGGAGCTACTGATCTACTTTACGACACGCAGGATACCCTATCACAACTTATTCGAACTGCTTTTGTTCCAAGTAAGGGTAAGAAGTTCATTGTGTGTGACTTCTCTGCTATTGAGGCGCGTGTTTTGTCTCATCTTGCAGGAGAGGCATGGCGGAGCAAGGTCTTTGAGCAAGGGAAAGACATCTACTGCATATCTGCTTCACAGATGTTTGGAGTTCCAGTCGAGAAACATGGGCAAAACGCAGACCTTCGTCAAAAAGGGAAAATTGCGGAGTTGGCTTGTGGATATGGCGGAGCAGTTGGTGCTCTTAAAGCAATGGGAGCTATTGATATGGGACTTGAGGAACAGGAGCTGCAACCACTTGTAGATTCATGGCGACAGGCTAACCCCAACATAGTTCTCTTTTGGTGGGACGTGGATAGGGCTGTGAAAACTGCAGTCAAAGAGCAAGTCCAAACCGAGACGCATGGTATTCAATTCGAAGTTACCAAAGGGATGTTATTCATAACTCTCCCATCTGGACGCAAACTATCCTACGTTAAACCTAAAATAAGCGAGAACCAATTTAGTGGAGAATCTGTCACCTACGAAGGTACAGGAACTGCTAAACGCTGGGAACGACTTGAAAGTTATGGTCCAAAGTTTGTCGAAAATATCGTCCAGGCCATCAGCCGTGATATTCTTGCCTACTCGATGAGACAACTTAGTGAGTTCAAGATTGTTGGTCATGTTCATGATGAAGTCATCATTGAGTGTGAGAAAGACCAAAGCCTTGAAGATATAGCAAGTCTAATGGGTATAGCACCTAACTGGATGTCTGATATTAACCTCAGAGCTGATGGGTATGAATGCTCATTCTATCAGAAAGACTAG
- a CDS encoding ABC-three component system protein — MDFPTYFRILKKYLGDGATIPEFFRELIEMITDDDAEDIISASGITSDKADSTLISYTKPKRGFTKKMANQLLYRVNSANMTESIESRPDETIQLLANEFNTYYPDITAENASQRIPEIFVDFIREKAGMGISTTAQKATFINQSNQLKKQYGQFLLTEANNCCAFPGCDRPLILTRGGLASENYEVSTIEKDKDAEPLNLIALCPDCFLTYQAESRKKIVTALKNVKKILVSAHNSQQSISDMKLDSGIVSVLTSLNKLKFDEYDISYDPKQLTDKISPENNRTLYQLVKNQVIDNYLTIQKIIINLDKQGRIDYEDIQYQMRSMYKKLKAAKHGNLEIFNTISEKLHKATLQDIYFCQMIVSYFIQKCEVLE; from the coding sequence TTGGATTTTCCCACTTATTTTAGAATACTGAAAAAATATCTTGGAGATGGCGCGACTATCCCAGAGTTTTTTCGAGAACTCATTGAAATGATTACTGATGATGACGCCGAAGATATCATTAGTGCTTCTGGTATTACATCTGACAAAGCAGATAGTACGCTTATCTCTTATACAAAGCCCAAAAGAGGCTTCACCAAGAAGATGGCAAATCAATTGCTCTACCGGGTCAATTCAGCTAATATGACGGAGTCTATTGAAAGTAGGCCAGATGAAACTATTCAGTTACTAGCTAATGAATTTAATACTTATTATCCTGATATTACTGCTGAAAATGCCTCGCAAAGAATTCCAGAAATTTTCGTTGACTTCATTAGAGAGAAAGCTGGGATGGGAATATCAACCACAGCTCAAAAAGCTACATTTATTAACCAGTCGAATCAACTCAAAAAACAATATGGACAATTCTTACTGACGGAAGCAAATAACTGTTGTGCATTCCCAGGCTGTGATAGACCACTCATTTTAACAAGAGGTGGTTTAGCATCGGAAAACTATGAGGTTTCAACCATTGAAAAAGATAAGGACGCTGAACCACTGAATCTGATAGCCCTCTGCCCAGATTGTTTTTTAACCTATCAAGCAGAAAGTCGCAAAAAAATTGTAACAGCTCTAAAAAATGTTAAAAAGATTCTAGTCTCTGCACATAACAGCCAACAATCGATTTCTGATATGAAGTTAGATAGTGGAATTGTCTCAGTTTTGACTAGTCTCAATAAACTAAAATTTGATGAATATGATATCTCCTATGACCCGAAGCAATTGACTGATAAGATATCACCTGAGAACAATCGTACGCTTTATCAATTGGTTAAGAACCAAGTTATTGATAACTACTTAACCATTCAAAAAATCATTATAAATTTAGATAAACAAGGAAGAATCGATTACGAGGATATCCAATATCAAATGCGATCGATGTACAAAAAGTTAAAGGCTGCCAAGCATGGTAATCTTGAGATTTTCAATACTATTTCGGAAAAACTCCATAAAGCTACACTACAGGACATCTACTTCTGCCAGATGATTGTCTCTTACTTTATCCAAAAATGCGAGGTACTTGAATAA
- a CDS encoding ABC-three component system middle component 7: MQLPNKLYSYQKSTLAYLPRVLHEIKMGNSNVKDIFHTISEELEDPTDFLSIMDCLYTLNAIEMTNEGEVTLCL; this comes from the coding sequence ATGCAATTACCAAATAAACTTTATTCCTATCAAAAAAGCACCCTAGCCTATTTACCTAGAGTGCTACATGAAATTAAAATGGGGAACTCAAATGTGAAAGATATCTTTCATACTATCTCAGAAGAGTTGGAGGATCCGACAGATTTCTTATCCATCATGGATTGCTTATATACATTAAACGCCATTGAAATGACCAATGAAGGAGAGGTAACATTATGCTTATAG
- a CDS encoding DUF2326 domain-containing protein: MLIEMWSPVFKKDGQTREPIQFHPGLNVIMGMDLANNSIGKSSSLLAIDFIFGGNSYLKSIAVKKLGDHPIYFCFQFEKKFYFSRDTANPDIIIVCDKNYSPTGEIMDLGTFLNKLKKRYHLESSDLSFRLAMSGFFRIAGKNNQNTDFPLQVYASQKSSESITTLIQLFNLYDNIARYKERLKDKSDQLTTFRNARKYEFISNLVGGKKQFELNVSEIKRLEYGLSHLQDTYQDNICSDDIEKHQQKLQLRNTKLELESILRDKQRRLKLLDISIEFGLYPTESDLTELQQYFPDTNLKKLYEVETYHKKLATILDSEFSTERESLVGEIDELESQLVTLNQELQELGSIPNLSTEFLENYSKLTATINALKEQNEAYLKESALSKEKSEADSDLKRSTEDILIELEGKINAKMREFNNILYPDIRKAPQINLKAHNSYSFYTPDDDGTGTKFKGMILFDLTMLYLTNLPALAHDSLLLSNISYQATEALLKLYDQSKSLNKQVFLAFDKASSYSPEANQLLLENTVLRLSSNGNELYGISWNKGENSDEV, encoded by the coding sequence ATGCTTATAGAAATGTGGTCGCCAGTCTTTAAAAAGGATGGACAAACTCGGGAACCGATTCAATTTCACCCTGGATTAAACGTTATCATGGGTATGGACTTAGCTAATAATTCTATCGGCAAATCCTCTTCTTTATTAGCAATTGACTTCATATTCGGAGGTAATAGCTATCTAAAATCAATTGCGGTTAAGAAATTAGGTGATCATCCTATCTACTTCTGCTTTCAATTTGAGAAAAAGTTTTATTTTTCAAGAGATACAGCCAATCCTGATATCATTATAGTGTGTGACAAGAACTACTCTCCAACTGGTGAAATAATGGACCTTGGAACGTTTCTTAACAAACTTAAGAAACGATATCATTTGGAATCCTCCGATTTATCATTCCGATTAGCTATGAGTGGTTTCTTTAGAATTGCAGGGAAAAATAATCAAAATACCGATTTCCCGTTACAAGTTTATGCAAGCCAAAAATCTTCCGAATCCATTACAACCCTTATCCAACTATTTAATTTGTATGATAACATTGCACGATACAAAGAAAGACTTAAGGATAAGAGTGACCAGTTAACAACGTTTCGCAATGCTCGAAAATATGAATTTATCTCCAACTTAGTTGGTGGTAAAAAGCAATTCGAGCTCAACGTCTCAGAAATTAAAAGATTGGAATATGGCTTATCACACCTTCAAGATACTTATCAAGACAACATTTGTTCGGATGACATTGAGAAACATCAGCAAAAACTCCAGCTTAGAAATACTAAGTTGGAGCTAGAAAGTATTCTCCGTGATAAACAAAGACGTCTTAAGCTATTAGATATCAGTATCGAATTTGGTTTATATCCTACTGAATCTGACTTAACAGAGCTTCAGCAATACTTCCCTGATACTAATCTCAAGAAATTATATGAAGTTGAGACCTACCACAAAAAATTGGCAACTATTTTAGATTCCGAATTCTCAACCGAACGTGAATCCCTAGTAGGTGAGATTGACGAATTAGAGAGTCAATTAGTAACTCTAAACCAAGAACTTCAAGAACTAGGAAGCATCCCAAATCTTTCAACTGAGTTCTTAGAAAACTACTCTAAACTAACAGCAACGATCAATGCACTCAAAGAGCAAAACGAAGCCTATCTGAAAGAGTCTGCTTTATCAAAAGAAAAGTCAGAAGCAGACTCTGACTTGAAGCGTAGCACCGAAGATATACTAATAGAGTTAGAAGGAAAAATCAATGCTAAAATGCGAGAGTTCAATAATATTCTGTATCCAGATATTCGCAAAGCCCCTCAAATCAATCTCAAAGCTCATAACAGCTACTCCTTCTACACCCCAGATGATGATGGTACAGGAACTAAGTTCAAAGGGATGATTTTATTTGACCTAACCATGCTCTATCTCACTAACCTGCCAGCACTGGCACACGACTCATTACTCTTGAGTAATATTAGCTACCAAGCAACCGAAGCTCTGTTGAAGCTATATGACCAATCAAAATCACTAAATAAGCAGGTGTTTTTAGCTTTCGATAAAGCAAGCTCATACTCTCCAGAAGCTAATCAACTCTTATTAGAAAATACTGTATTGCGACTCTCTAGTAACGGAAATGAACTCTACGGTATTTCATGGAATAAAGGAGAAAACTCAGATGAAGTTTAG
- a CDS encoding helix-turn-helix domain-containing protein, whose amino-acid sequence MKFSYNKLWKLLIDKDWTKTKLRQEAGISSSTIAKLGKGENITTDILLKICITLDCKIEDIVEIIDNDD is encoded by the coding sequence ATGAAGTTTAGCTACAATAAATTATGGAAACTTCTCATTGATAAAGATTGGACAAAAACAAAGCTTAGACAAGAAGCTGGGATTAGTTCTTCCACGATCGCAAAATTAGGAAAAGGGGAAAATATCACTACTGATATTTTATTGAAAATTTGTATTACACTTGATTGTAAGATTGAAGATATAGTAGAAATTATAGATAATGATGATTAA
- the tnpB gene encoding IS66 family insertion sequence element accessory protein TnpB (TnpB, as the term is used for proteins encoded by IS66 family insertion elements, is considered an accessory protein, since TnpC, encoded by a neighboring gene, is a DDE family transposase.), which produces MTINLSDLGQVYLVCGKTDMRQGIDSLAYLVKSQFDLDPFSGQVFLFCGGRKDRFKALYWDGQGFWLLYKRFEKGKLTWPNNEYDVKALTSEQLNWLMKGFFITPNINCTKSRDFY; this is translated from the coding sequence ATGACCATTAACTTAAGTGATTTAGGCCAGGTCTATCTGGTTTGTGGAAAAACAGATATGAGACAGGGCATTGATTCGCTCGCTTATCTTGTTAAAAGTCAATTTGACCTAGATCCCTTCTCAGGTCAGGTATTCCTCTTTTGTGGGGGGCGGAAGGATCGCTTTAAAGCTCTTTATTGGGATGGTCAAGGATTCTGGCTCCTCTACAAGCGTTTTGAAAAAGGAAAACTCACTTGGCCAAACAATGAGTATGACGTTAAGGCTCTGACTTCTGAACAATTAAACTGGCTAATGAAAGGATTTTTCATCACTCCTAACATAAACTGTACAAAAAGTCGTGATTTCTATTGA
- a CDS encoding transposase, translating into MEELLKIIKQQSNEIALLREQVVYLTQKIYGKSSEKTIQINGQLSLFEEEQLTEEKADLPR; encoded by the coding sequence ATGGAAGAATTACTTAAAATCATTAAACAGCAGTCTAATGAGATTGCTCTCCTTCGTGAACAAGTCGTTTATCTGACACAAAAAATTTATGGCAAATCATCTGAGAAAACGATTCAAATTAATGGGCAACTCAGTCTTTTTGAAGAAGAACAATTAACTGAAGAAAAAGCGGACTTACCCAGGTGA
- the tnpC gene encoding IS66 family transposase, which produces MKKKRTYPGELETITYQRKKAKGKRQTILNQFKAEERHYHLTECACPDCHGALKEIGATVQRQELVFIPAQLKRVDHIQHAYKCLACSEKTLSDKIIKAPVPKAPLAHSLGSASIIAHTIHQKFHLKVPNYRQEEDWTKLGLPITRKEIANWHIKASQYYFEPLYELLHQKLLEQPVLHADETSYRVLESDSQLTYYWTFLSGKDEKEVITLYHHDKRRSGLVAQEFLGDYAGYVHCDMHGAYRQLETAKADKSSLVFKGLCYCDKMFALEESWADLSLQDRLMKRQDELEPLMAEFFDWCRRQAVLPGSKLGRAIDYSLKYEETFRTVLKDGSLVLSNNMAERAIKSLVMRRKNWLFSQSFEGAKSSAIIMSLLATAKRHHLDSEKYIGYLLENLPNEEIFAKKEVLEAYLPWAEKVQQNCR; this is translated from the coding sequence CTGAAGAAAAAGCGGACTTACCCAGGTGAACTTGAAACCATTACCTATCAGCGTAAGAAGGCTAAAGGAAAACGTCAAACCATTCTGAACCAATTTAAAGCCGAAGAAAGACATTATCACCTAACAGAATGTGCTTGTCCAGATTGTCATGGGGCTCTCAAAGAAATTGGTGCAACCGTTCAGCGTCAAGAACTGGTCTTTATTCCAGCACAGCTGAAGAGAGTTGACCATATCCAGCATGCCTACAAATGTCTGGCTTGTAGTGAGAAGACTCTCAGTGATAAAATTATCAAAGCTCCCGTACCTAAAGCACCACTAGCACATAGTCTAGGGTCTGCTTCAATCATTGCTCATACGATTCATCAGAAGTTTCATCTTAAAGTACCGAATTATCGTCAGGAAGAAGATTGGACTAAACTTGGTTTGCCTATAACACGCAAAGAAATCGCTAACTGGCATATTAAGGCAAGTCAGTATTATTTTGAACCACTTTATGAGCTTTTACACCAGAAATTACTAGAACAGCCCGTCCTTCATGCGGATGAAACCAGCTATCGCGTTTTAGAAAGCGATAGCCAGCTAACTTACTATTGGACCTTCTTATCTGGTAAGGATGAGAAAGAAGTAATCACTCTTTATCATCACGATAAGCGTCGTAGTGGGCTAGTTGCCCAAGAATTTCTAGGTGATTACGCTGGTTATGTTCATTGCGATATGCATGGGGCTTATCGTCAATTGGAGACTGCCAAGGCAGATAAGAGTTCTCTGGTGTTCAAAGGGCTGTGCTATTGTGATAAGATGTTTGCCTTAGAGGAGTCATGGGCTGATTTATCTTTACAAGATCGCCTGATGAAACGCCAAGATGAGTTAGAACCTTTGATGGCAGAGTTCTTTGACTGGTGTCGCAGGCAGGCTGTTCTTCCAGGCTCTAAGTTGGGACGTGCCATTGACTATAGCCTTAAGTATGAAGAAACGTTTAGAACTGTACTTAAAGATGGTAGTCTCGTCTTATCCAATAATATGGCGGAACGTGCGATCAAGTCTTTGGTTATGAGACGTAAAAATTGGCTCTTTTCACAAAGCTTTGAGGGTGCTAAATCAAGTGCTATCATTATGTCTCTATTGGCAACAGCTAAACGACATCACTTGGATAGCGAAAAATATATAGGTTACCTACTAGAGAATCTTCCGAATGAGGAGATATTCGCCAAAAAGGAAGTTCTAGAGGCTTATTTGCCATGGGCAGAGAAGGTACAACAAAATTGTAGATAA
- a CDS encoding GA-like domain-containing protein, with protein MFSKARGTQYDASQTKQRFSIKKFKFGAASVLVGLLFLGMNSHSVLADESSAMSAEVTQAAEVTSVDNTINSDTVVSAGHTENINPDDVVKISESGISEDSNISSEDTDKVNDLGETVSEKDITVPPVNTMRSIDDADESLEKASVDNNRGSEVSGEHQNKEEQDTVYTLQDTPNKQEYSDKYQLPSRDSVDKPKVRSRRSLNLSDRESSSQEFPLGSAEYVDKAHLIVTKNNMVDHFEVRGTAHGDDQNPVVLTEDVSGQAGSLLLNKRIDMNESFRLEGRLSLGDKYEGYNVGGRSGGDGVSFAFTSTAPGTIGLSGASIGLGGLPNSFGFKFDTWHNTSNPNVNQKAGADPKFSGYQNGAFGAFYGTDASGKAITLLQDARRLESQPHNNEFKNVIVDYNGQSKAMTVTYDGQIFTKNIQTYLDKSRLTTNQAKGREELGFAIFASTGSGTNLQQFDLTRFEYSSGGSYIKLLYVDDSTGNVIKEKLYSGLTYQSLDLSDKLMLPNYTFKRTNAPTAVGYQDSNTINFNSGIQTITYTYKKVEKEELQRLLDNDSNLKLTDIYVNADKTKQTAYDDSIKKGQVVVNDSFTSQDKVDDAVKIITDSIVALRVSAAEAAVKAAEDAAQAGKDKKAEVEADGVVNPDEKSAVDGLNDVTTEKKGTATPLVDSLPEGPVKEALKARLDQVTTSEVTVNDADSNGKPDSQDAAEAAAEAAVKAAEDAAQAGKDKKAEVEADGVVNPDEKSAVDGLNDVTTEKKGTATPLVDSLPEGPVKEALKARLDQVTTSEVTVNDADSNGKPDSQDAAEAAAEAAVKAAEDAAQAGKDKKAEVEADGVVELPSTGEINTHLSLFGIIVLLISTLMYGSKKKED; from the coding sequence ATGTTTAGTAAGGCAAGAGGGACACAATACGATGCTTCACAGACGAAACAACGCTTTTCGATTAAGAAGTTTAAGTTTGGTGCTGCTTCTGTATTAGTCGGGTTATTATTTTTAGGAATGAATAGTCATTCTGTTTTGGCGGATGAGTCAAGTGCTATGAGTGCAGAGGTAACACAAGCGGCTGAAGTAACCTCAGTGGACAATACAATTAATTCAGATACTGTAGTTTCAGCAGGTCATACAGAAAATATAAATCCTGATGATGTGGTTAAAATTTCGGAATCTGGTATCAGTGAAGACTCTAATATCTCATCAGAAGATACAGATAAAGTTAATGATTTGGGAGAAACTGTAAGTGAAAAAGATATTACTGTACCTCCTGTAAATACAATGCGTTCTATAGATGATGCTGATGAAAGTTTGGAGAAAGCTAGTGTTGATAATAATAGGGGAAGCGAAGTATCTGGTGAACATCAAAATAAGGAAGAACAGGATACGGTATATACCCTTCAGGATACTCCAAACAAGCAGGAGTACTCAGATAAATATCAGTTACCTTCAAGAGATAGTGTAGATAAACCAAAAGTAAGGTCACGTCGTTCATTAAATTTATCTGATAGAGAATCTAGTAGTCAAGAGTTTCCATTGGGATCTGCTGAGTATGTGGATAAAGCTCATCTAATTGTCACTAAAAATAATATGGTTGACCACTTTGAAGTTAGAGGAACAGCACATGGTGATGACCAAAATCCTGTTGTACTAACTGAAGATGTTTCAGGTCAAGCTGGAAGTTTACTTTTGAATAAAAGAATTGATATGAATGAATCTTTTAGACTAGAAGGTAGATTAAGTTTAGGTGATAAATATGAAGGATACAACGTTGGTGGAAGAAGCGGTGGAGATGGAGTTTCTTTTGCTTTTACTTCAACTGCACCAGGGACAATTGGACTATCAGGAGCGAGTATTGGATTAGGTGGCCTTCCAAATTCTTTTGGGTTTAAGTTCGACACATGGCATAATACCTCAAACCCTAATGTAAATCAGAAAGCAGGAGCGGATCCTAAGTTTAGTGGATATCAAAATGGGGCTTTTGGTGCCTTTTATGGCACAGATGCTAGTGGAAAAGCAATTACATTGTTGCAAGATGCTCGAAGATTAGAGTCACAACCGCATAATAACGAATTTAAAAATGTGATTGTTGATTATAATGGACAATCAAAGGCTATGACAGTGACATATGATGGACAAATATTCACAAAAAATATTCAAACCTATTTAGATAAAAGTAGACTAACTACTAACCAGGCTAAGGGAAGAGAAGAGTTGGGCTTTGCGATTTTTGCTTCTACTGGGTCAGGAACAAATTTACAACAATTTGATTTAACTAGGTTTGAGTATTCTTCAGGTGGTAGCTATATAAAATTATTGTATGTTGATGATTCAACTGGAAATGTTATTAAAGAAAAGCTATACTCAGGTCTGACTTATCAATCTCTAGATTTGTCGGATAAATTGATGTTACCTAATTATACATTTAAGAGGACTAATGCTCCTACTGCAGTAGGATATCAGGACAGTAACACAATTAATTTCAATTCAGGTATTCAAACTATTACCTATACTTATAAAAAGGTTGAGAAAGAAGAATTACAACGACTTTTAGATAATGATTCTAATTTGAAGTTAACTGATATATATGTTAATGCAGATAAAACAAAACAAACGGCTTACGATGATTCTATCAAAAAAGGTCAAGTAGTAGTAAACGATAGTTTTACAAGCCAAGATAAAGTAGATGATGCAGTTAAGATTATAACTGATAGTATAGTTGCTCTAAGAGTTTCCGCAGCTGAAGCAGCCGTGAAAGCAGCCGAAGATGCCGCCCAAGCAGGCAAAGATAAGAAAGCTGAAGTTGAAGCAGATGGTGTTGTTAATCCAGATGAGAAATCAGCCGTAGATGGCTTGAACGATGTCACAACTGAGAAGAAAGGTACAGCAACTCCGTTAGTCGATAGCTTACCAGAAGGCCCAGTCAAAGAAGCGTTGAAAGCACGTCTTGATCAAGTAACGACATCAGAAGTAACCGTCAACGATGCGGATAGCAACGGCAAACCAGATTCCCAAGATGCCGCAGAAGCCGCAGCTGAAGCAGCCGTGAAAGCAGCCGAAGATGCCGCCCAAGCAGGCAAAGATAAGAAAGCTGAAGTTGAAGCAGATGGTGTTGTTAATCCAGATGAGAAATCAGCCGTAGATGGCTTGAACGATGTCACAACTGAGAAGAAAGGTACAGCAACTCCGTTAGTCGATAGCTTACCAGAAGGCCCAGTCAAAGAAGCGTTGAAAGCACGTCTTGATCAAGTAACGACATCAGAAGTAACCGTCAACGATGCGGATAGCAACGGCAAACCAGATTCCCAAGATGCCGCAGAAGCCGCAGCTGAAGCAGCCGTGAAAGCAGCCGAAGATGCCGCCCAAGCAGGCAAAGATAAGAAAGCTGAAGTTGAAGCAGATGGTGTTGTTGAACTTCCTTCTACTGGCGAGATCAATACTCATCTATCGTTGTTTGGAATAATTGTTTTGTTAATAAGCACTCTTATGTATGGTTCTAAGAAAAAAGAGGATTAA